The Mycolicibacterium doricum genome includes a region encoding these proteins:
- a CDS encoding GNAT family N-acetyltransferase, with the protein MPLRLHSDVDDFASVAAAWYARRPMVHTIELALLRERVPADHTPVLLTVWDGDGAELLGAAIRTPPLPLLCGGLFAAPPAEVVADMVAAGMTLPGVRGPCEVAEPFAHQWCAVTGAEQSAFTTERLYRLGTLTAPSGVPGVHRITRKADDRLLVKYQCEFAAEAFGHTPDPSRAQATLETAREVGNVYLLWTADGAPVSMAAVRPPAAGVSRIGPVYTAPEVRGRGFGAAVTAEACRWALGAGAEQVVLFADVDNATSNRVYRRLGFMPVGDSVVVEFRVP; encoded by the coding sequence ATGCCCCTGCGCCTCCATTCGGACGTCGACGACTTCGCATCGGTCGCGGCGGCCTGGTATGCGCGCCGGCCGATGGTGCACACCATTGAGCTGGCGCTGCTGCGCGAACGGGTGCCGGCCGACCACACGCCGGTGTTGCTGACCGTCTGGGACGGCGACGGCGCCGAACTGCTCGGGGCCGCGATCCGCACGCCGCCGCTGCCGCTGCTGTGCGGTGGACTATTCGCGGCGCCGCCCGCGGAGGTGGTCGCCGACATGGTGGCTGCCGGGATGACTCTGCCCGGTGTGCGCGGTCCATGCGAGGTCGCCGAACCGTTCGCCCACCAGTGGTGCGCGGTCACCGGCGCTGAACAGAGCGCCTTCACCACCGAGCGGCTGTACCGGCTGGGGACACTGACGGCCCCTTCCGGCGTTCCGGGAGTGCACCGCATCACGCGCAAAGCCGACGACCGGCTCCTCGTCAAGTACCAATGCGAGTTCGCCGCCGAGGCGTTCGGGCACACCCCAGATCCTTCCCGGGCGCAGGCGACGCTCGAGACCGCACGCGAGGTCGGCAACGTCTACCTGTTGTGGACCGCGGACGGCGCGCCGGTGAGTATGGCCGCGGTGCGCCCGCCGGCGGCCGGCGTGTCCCGGATCGGACCGGTGTACACCGCGCCGGAGGTGCGCGGTCGCGGGTTCGGCGCAGCGGTGACCGCCGAGGCCTGCCGGTGGGCGCTCGGTGCGGGCGCCGAGCAGGTGGTGCTGTTCGCCGACGTCGACAACGCGACGAGTAACCGCGTCTATCGGCGGCTGGGTTTCATGCCGGTGGGTGATTCGGTCGTCGTCGAGTTCCGCGTACCGTAA
- a CDS encoding DMT family transporter codes for MYLALTTAIALEVLATLCLRASEGFRKKAWMVPVVIGYLASFYLLWLTLSLGLPVGIAYGVWTACGVAIVAVLARFLFGERLTPTMGAGIALIVAGVLTIELAGLSH; via the coding sequence ATGTATCTCGCACTCACCACCGCCATCGCGCTCGAGGTGCTCGCGACGCTGTGTCTGCGAGCCTCGGAGGGCTTCCGCAAGAAGGCGTGGATGGTGCCGGTGGTGATCGGCTACCTGGCGTCGTTCTACCTGCTGTGGCTGACCTTGTCGCTCGGCTTGCCCGTCGGTATCGCCTACGGCGTGTGGACAGCCTGCGGTGTCGCGATCGTCGCCGTGCTCGCCCGCTTCCTGTTCGGCGAACGTCTCACCCCCACGATGGGGGCGGGTATCGCGCTCATCGTGGCGGGCGTGCTCACGATCGAGCTGGCCGGCCTCTCACATTGA
- the secA2 gene encoding accessory Sec system translocase SecA2, translating to MPKTTTRTPGRLSGKFWKLLGAATEKNQSRSLAQVKASADYATKAADLDDEQLRKAAELLRLEALSESADIPQFLAIAREAAERSTSLRPFDVQLLGALRMLAGDVVEMATGEGKTLSGAIAAAGYALGGRSVHVITINDYLARRDAEWMGPLIEAMGLTVGWITAESTAEERRDAYTCDVTYASVNEIGFDVLRDQLVTDVADLVSPNPDVALIDEADSVLVDEALVPLVLAGTSHRETPRVELIRMVGELTPGRDYDTDADSRNVHLTDQGARKLEAKLGGIDLYSEEHVGTTLTEVNVALHAHVLLQRDVHYIVRDDAVHLINSSRGRIAQLQRWPDGLQAAVEAKEGIATTETGEVLDTITVQALINKYPTVCGMTGTALAAGEQLRQFYKLGVSPIEPNMPNVREDESDRVYVTAAAKIDAIIEHIQEVHKTGQPVLVGTHDVAESEELHEKLVKRGVPAVVLNAKNDAEEARVIAEAGKLGAVTVSTQMAGRGTDIRLGGSDAEDHAAEQQRVAELGGLHVVGTGRHNTQRLDNQLRGRAGRQGDPGSSVFFSSWEDQLVLAHLEPNKRPMQADENGRVLADKAAALLDHAQRVAEGRLLDVHANTWRYNELTAQQRAIIVERRDTLLRTPAARDELAQLSPKRYAELAEALSEERLERICRLIMLYHLDRGWCEHLAYLADIRESIHLRGLGRQNPLDEFHRMAVDAFASLAADAIEAAQQTFETAPSFDDERGVDLSKLARPTSTWTYMVHDNPLADDTMAALSLPGVFR from the coding sequence GTGCCCAAGACGACGACACGCACCCCCGGCCGCCTGAGCGGCAAGTTCTGGAAGCTGCTCGGCGCCGCCACCGAGAAGAACCAGAGCCGGTCGCTGGCACAGGTGAAGGCGTCGGCCGACTACGCGACCAAAGCCGCCGACCTCGACGACGAACAGTTGCGCAAAGCCGCCGAACTGCTGCGACTCGAGGCTCTCTCCGAGTCGGCCGACATCCCGCAGTTCCTTGCCATCGCGCGCGAAGCCGCCGAGCGCTCCACCTCACTGCGTCCGTTCGACGTCCAGCTGCTCGGTGCGCTGCGCATGCTGGCCGGCGACGTCGTCGAGATGGCCACCGGCGAGGGCAAGACGCTGTCCGGGGCGATCGCGGCGGCCGGTTACGCCCTCGGCGGCCGCAGCGTGCACGTCATCACGATCAACGACTACCTAGCCCGCCGCGACGCCGAATGGATGGGCCCCCTCATCGAGGCCATGGGCCTGACTGTCGGATGGATCACCGCCGAGTCGACGGCCGAGGAGCGTCGCGACGCCTACACCTGCGACGTCACCTACGCCTCGGTCAACGAGATAGGTTTCGACGTCCTGCGCGACCAGCTCGTCACCGACGTCGCCGACCTGGTGTCGCCGAACCCCGATGTCGCGCTCATCGACGAAGCCGACTCCGTCCTCGTGGACGAGGCGCTCGTACCGCTGGTGCTGGCGGGCACGAGCCACCGCGAGACCCCGCGCGTCGAGCTGATCCGCATGGTCGGCGAGCTGACCCCGGGTCGTGACTACGACACCGACGCCGACAGCCGCAACGTGCACCTCACCGACCAGGGTGCCCGAAAACTCGAGGCGAAACTCGGCGGCATCGATCTCTACTCCGAAGAGCATGTCGGCACGACGCTGACGGAGGTGAACGTCGCCCTGCACGCGCACGTCCTACTCCAGCGCGACGTGCACTACATCGTGCGGGACGACGCCGTGCATCTGATCAACTCCTCCCGCGGTCGGATCGCCCAGCTGCAGCGCTGGCCCGACGGTCTGCAGGCGGCCGTAGAGGCCAAGGAGGGGATCGCGACCACCGAGACCGGCGAGGTGCTCGACACCATCACCGTGCAGGCGTTGATCAACAAGTACCCGACCGTGTGCGGTATGACCGGCACCGCGTTGGCCGCCGGTGAACAGCTCCGGCAGTTCTACAAACTGGGCGTGTCGCCGATCGAGCCGAACATGCCCAACGTCCGCGAAGACGAATCCGACCGGGTGTACGTCACCGCGGCAGCCAAGATCGACGCGATCATCGAGCACATCCAGGAGGTTCACAAGACCGGCCAACCGGTGCTCGTCGGCACCCACGACGTCGCGGAATCCGAAGAGCTGCACGAGAAGCTGGTCAAGCGCGGGGTGCCTGCCGTGGTGCTCAACGCCAAGAACGACGCCGAGGAGGCCCGCGTCATCGCCGAGGCCGGCAAGCTCGGTGCCGTCACTGTCAGCACCCAGATGGCCGGACGGGGCACCGACATCCGGCTCGGCGGATCCGATGCAGAAGACCACGCCGCCGAACAGCAGCGCGTCGCCGAACTCGGCGGTCTGCACGTCGTCGGCACCGGCCGCCACAACACCCAGCGGCTCGACAACCAGCTGCGCGGCCGCGCCGGCCGCCAGGGTGACCCCGGTTCCTCGGTGTTCTTCTCCAGCTGGGAGGACCAACTGGTGCTGGCCCACCTCGAACCGAACAAGCGTCCCATGCAGGCCGACGAGAACGGTCGGGTACTCGCCGACAAGGCGGCCGCGCTGCTCGACCACGCCCAGCGGGTGGCCGAGGGTCGGCTGCTCGACGTGCACGCCAACACCTGGCGGTACAACGAGCTCACCGCCCAGCAGCGCGCGATCATCGTCGAACGTCGAGACACCTTGCTGCGCACGCCGGCTGCCCGCGACGAGCTCGCCCAGCTGTCGCCGAAGCGGTACGCCGAACTGGCCGAGGCGCTCTCGGAGGAACGGCTGGAACGGATCTGCCGGCTGATCATGCTGTACCACCTCGACCGCGGCTGGTGTGAGCACCTCGCATACCTCGCCGACATCCGGGAGAGCATCCACTTGCGGGGACTCGGACGGCAGAACCCGCTCGACGAATTCCACCGGATGGCCGTCGACGCGTTCGCCTCGCTGGCCGCCGACGCGATCGAGGCGGCCCAGCAGACGTTCGAGACGGCACCGTCCTTCGACGACGAACGCGGCGTCGACCTGTCCAAACTCGCGCGGCCCACCTCCACGTGGACATACATGGTCCACGACAACCCGTTGGCCGACGACACGATGGCAGCGCTGAGCCTGCCTGGGGTGTTCCGCTAG
- a CDS encoding ABC transporter ATP-binding protein/permease: protein MEMFSPSLDWGSELWTSLLWVARWWVYSAVATLSALAAIVRLTTWGRQFWRVTRGYFTGPESVVVWAWLAGILLMVVAGVRLSVLFSFQGNDMMTSFQVIAAGLGSDNPAVRESGADGFWLSMGVFTVLAVLNISLIMLDILVTQRFMLRWRTWLTDQLTGDWLDGKAYYRARFIDDTIDNPDQRIQTDIDIFTAGVGSLPNTPSNSSGNTLLFGAIASILSMISFTAILWELSGSLTLPLIGVELPRAIFWIGIVWVLFATVVAFWIGRPIIGLAFNNEKFNAVFRYALVRLRDAAEAVAFYRGELAERTGLRRRFAPIVENYKRYVNRMAKFVGWNLSITQAQELIPYLVQFPRFYSGEITLGQLTQTADAFRQITTGLSFFRNAYDQFAGYRAAIIRLHGLVIANEEGRALPTLDVAASTGGVVRLDDVEIRTPDGKQLIEPLDLTLEPGEALVVTGRSGTGKTTLLRSLGQLWPYASGSLARPEGQNATMFLSQLPYVPLGDLRGVVSYPSGAGSIDDTRLREALNKVALPHLADRLDEVQDWAKVLSPGEQQRVAFARILLTKPKAVFLDESTSALDEGLELMLYQLVRSELPDTILVSVSHRSTVEQHHSRVLHLLGDGQWQVGEVGEVGARS from the coding sequence ATGGAAATGTTCAGCCCGTCGCTCGATTGGGGCAGTGAGCTGTGGACTTCGCTGTTGTGGGTGGCCCGGTGGTGGGTCTATTCGGCGGTGGCCACACTGTCGGCGCTGGCAGCGATCGTCCGGTTGACCACCTGGGGCCGGCAGTTCTGGCGCGTGACCCGCGGCTACTTCACGGGTCCGGAAAGCGTGGTTGTGTGGGCATGGCTGGCAGGCATCCTGCTGATGGTCGTGGCTGGCGTGCGGCTGTCGGTGCTGTTCAGCTTCCAGGGCAACGACATGATGACCAGCTTCCAGGTCATCGCCGCCGGGCTGGGCTCCGACAACCCGGCCGTGCGGGAATCGGGCGCAGACGGCTTCTGGCTGTCGATGGGCGTCTTCACGGTGCTGGCCGTCCTCAACATCTCGCTGATCATGCTCGACATCCTGGTCACGCAACGGTTCATGCTGCGGTGGCGCACGTGGCTGACCGACCAACTCACCGGCGACTGGCTCGACGGTAAGGCGTACTACCGCGCTCGATTCATCGACGACACGATCGACAACCCGGATCAGCGCATCCAGACCGACATTGACATCTTCACCGCCGGTGTGGGTTCGTTGCCGAACACTCCCTCCAACAGCTCGGGCAACACCTTGCTGTTCGGCGCGATCGCGTCGATCCTGTCGATGATCTCGTTCACCGCGATCTTGTGGGAGCTGTCGGGCTCTCTCACGCTTCCGCTGATCGGGGTGGAGCTGCCGCGAGCGATCTTCTGGATCGGCATCGTCTGGGTCCTATTCGCCACCGTCGTCGCGTTCTGGATCGGCCGGCCGATCATCGGATTGGCGTTCAACAACGAGAAGTTCAACGCCGTGTTCCGCTACGCGCTGGTCCGCCTGCGGGATGCAGCGGAGGCGGTGGCGTTCTACCGCGGTGAGCTCGCCGAGCGCACTGGGTTGCGGCGCCGATTCGCGCCGATCGTCGAGAACTACAAACGCTATGTCAACCGGATGGCGAAGTTCGTCGGCTGGAACCTCTCGATCACCCAGGCCCAGGAGCTCATTCCCTACCTCGTGCAGTTCCCCCGGTTCTACAGCGGTGAGATTACGCTGGGGCAGCTCACCCAGACCGCGGACGCGTTCCGCCAGATCACCACCGGCCTGTCGTTCTTCCGAAATGCCTACGACCAGTTCGCCGGCTACCGGGCGGCGATCATCCGTCTGCACGGCCTGGTGATCGCCAACGAGGAGGGTCGCGCGTTGCCTACCCTGGACGTGGCCGCATCGACCGGCGGGGTGGTCCGCCTCGACGACGTCGAGATTCGGACCCCGGATGGCAAGCAGCTCATCGAGCCGCTTGACCTGACCCTGGAGCCCGGCGAGGCCTTGGTCGTCACCGGACGGTCCGGGACCGGTAAGACGACGCTGCTGCGCAGCCTCGGACAGTTGTGGCCGTACGCGTCGGGTTCGCTCGCTCGGCCGGAGGGCCAGAACGCGACGATGTTCCTGTCCCAACTGCCCTATGTCCCGCTCGGTGACCTGCGCGGCGTGGTGAGCTATCCGTCGGGGGCCGGCTCGATCGACGACACGAGGTTGCGGGAGGCACTGAACAAGGTCGCGCTGCCGCATCTGGCCGACCGGCTCGACGAGGTTCAGGACTGGGCAAAGGTGCTGTCTCCGGGTGAGCAGCAGCGCGTGGCGTTCGCCCGCATCCTGTTGACCAAACCGAAGGCGGTGTTTCTCGACGAGTCCACTTCCGCGCTCGACGAAGGCCTGGAGTTGATGCTCTACCAGCTGGTCCGTAGCGAGTTGCCCGACACGATTCTGGTCAGTGTCAGCCACCGAAGCACCGTCGAACAGCACCACAGCCGAGTACTGCACTTGCTCGGAGACGGTCAGTGGCAAGTGGGCGAGGTCGGCGAGGTCGGCGCACGCTCGTAG
- a CDS encoding cation:proton antiporter, whose protein sequence is MEVSATLLLELGAILAALTVLGTIARRFALSPIPLYLAAGLALGEGGLVPLPAAGGFVETSASIGVVLLLLTLGLEFSIGEFASSLRRHLPSAWLDLVLNAAPGAVAGWLIGLDGVGILALAGVTWISSSGVIARLLSDLRRLGNRETPSVLSILVLEDFAMAAYLPLLAVLAAGGTFLQAVFGMAIAIGALAMAFVVSYRWGHHVGRLVAHPDNEQLLLRVLGLTLIVAALAEFIHASAAVGAFLVGLTLTGEAAERARTVLTPLRDLFAAIFFLAIGVSVDPAALLPMLPVAFALAAVTAVTKVITGQFAARRDGVARPGQLRAGTALIARGEFSLVIIGLVGASVEGLEAVATPYVFILAMVGPVLARFAGGRAPARQRP, encoded by the coding sequence GTGGAGGTCTCCGCGACGCTGTTGCTGGAGCTCGGCGCCATCCTGGCTGCGCTGACGGTACTCGGCACCATCGCCCGCCGTTTCGCCCTTTCCCCGATTCCGCTTTACCTGGCCGCGGGGCTGGCACTGGGGGAGGGCGGGCTGGTGCCGCTGCCGGCCGCAGGCGGGTTCGTCGAGACCAGTGCGTCTATCGGCGTCGTCCTGTTACTGCTGACCCTCGGGCTGGAGTTCTCGATAGGGGAGTTTGCCAGCAGCCTGCGCAGGCACCTGCCCTCGGCGTGGCTGGACCTCGTGCTGAACGCGGCCCCCGGTGCCGTCGCCGGCTGGTTGATCGGCCTGGACGGTGTCGGCATCCTCGCGCTCGCGGGTGTGACGTGGATTTCGTCGTCGGGCGTCATCGCCCGGCTGCTGTCCGACCTGCGCCGGCTCGGTAACCGCGAGACGCCCTCGGTTTTGTCGATCCTGGTGCTCGAGGATTTCGCGATGGCGGCGTATCTGCCGCTGCTGGCCGTGCTCGCCGCCGGCGGCACGTTCCTGCAGGCGGTGTTCGGGATGGCGATCGCTATCGGCGCGTTGGCGATGGCGTTCGTGGTGTCCTACCGCTGGGGCCACCACGTCGGGCGACTGGTCGCCCACCCGGACAACGAGCAACTGCTGTTGCGCGTCCTGGGTCTCACGCTCATCGTTGCAGCGCTTGCCGAGTTCATCCACGCCTCGGCCGCGGTCGGGGCGTTTCTCGTCGGGCTGACCCTTACCGGCGAGGCGGCCGAGCGCGCCCGCACCGTCCTCACCCCGCTGCGTGACCTGTTCGCGGCCATCTTCTTTCTCGCCATCGGGGTGTCGGTGGATCCCGCCGCACTGCTGCCCATGCTGCCCGTTGCGTTCGCGCTGGCGGCGGTCACTGCGGTCACGAAGGTGATCACCGGGCAGTTCGCCGCCCGCCGCGACGGGGTTGCGCGGCCCGGTCAGCTACGTGCGGGGACGGCATTGATTGCGCGCGGGGAGTTCTCGCTGGTGATAATCGGGCTCGTCGGCGCAAGCGTGGAGGGACTCGAGGCGGTCGCCACACCGTACGTGTTCATCCTCGCCATGGTCGGGCCCGTACTGGCCCGATTCGCCGGTGGGCGGGCGCCCGCGCGGCAGCGGCCCTGA
- a CDS encoding cation:proton antiporter regulatory subunit — protein MDVKEVLLPGVGLRFEFDNRDGDRIGVVARRTGDFEVVVYPKEDPDQAQQVFRLTGEEAEALAQILGAPRIAERFADLTREVPGLNAGQVSVRASSPFVDRPLGDTRARTRTGASIVAIVRDEEVLASPGPATVLRAGDVLVVIGTDEGLAGVELIVSQGHGGETHQPGPPGQG, from the coding sequence ATGGACGTCAAAGAGGTTCTGCTGCCCGGTGTCGGGCTGCGGTTCGAGTTCGACAACCGCGACGGAGACCGCATCGGCGTCGTGGCCCGACGCACAGGGGATTTCGAGGTGGTGGTCTACCCGAAGGAGGACCCCGACCAGGCACAGCAGGTGTTCCGGCTGACCGGTGAGGAAGCCGAGGCGTTGGCGCAGATCCTCGGTGCACCGCGGATCGCAGAGCGGTTCGCCGACCTCACGCGCGAAGTCCCCGGACTCAACGCCGGCCAGGTCTCGGTGCGGGCGAGTAGCCCCTTCGTCGACCGGCCCCTCGGAGACACCCGGGCCCGCACCCGCACCGGCGCGTCCATCGTCGCGATCGTCCGCGACGAGGAGGTCCTGGCGTCACCGGGTCCCGCCACCGTCCTGCGCGCCGGTGACGTGCTGGTGGTGATCGGTACCGACGAGGGCCTTGCCGGTGTGGAACTCATCGTTAGCCAGGGGCACGGAGGCGAAACACACCAGCCCGGTCCACCCGGACAAGGCTGA
- a CDS encoding DMT family transporter, producing the protein MRKPVLLTAAIATEVTATLALRASQDHSWWLVVVVAGYLSAFALLAAVLRAGMAVGVAYGIWGASGTAATAVLAAGIFGDPFTWPIAVGIALIIGGVLLVELGSLQRPETVGGL; encoded by the coding sequence GTGCGAAAGCCAGTGCTGTTGACAGCAGCCATCGCCACCGAGGTCACCGCCACCCTCGCGCTGCGGGCATCCCAGGACCACTCGTGGTGGCTGGTCGTCGTGGTTGCCGGTTATCTGAGCGCATTCGCGCTCCTCGCCGCCGTCCTGCGGGCCGGGATGGCCGTCGGTGTGGCATACGGCATCTGGGGTGCCTCAGGCACCGCGGCGACCGCGGTGCTGGCCGCCGGCATCTTCGGCGATCCGTTCACCTGGCCCATAGCCGTCGGCATCGCGCTGATCATCGGCGGGGTCCTGCTGGTGGAATTGGGCTCGCTGCAGAGGCCCGAAACGGTTGGCGGCCTGTGA
- a CDS encoding carboxylesterase/lipase family protein translates to MTTESTGASGRTAIAEPVVDTEDGPFRGTDDGVVKVWKGIPYAAAPVGELRWRAPEPPQPWRDVADARRVGPVCPQPTDPRIPLDLGGVQGEDSLRLNVWTPSGAGDRKPVMVWVHGGAYVIGSANQPLYHGKALASGGDVVVVTVNYRLGAFGFLDLSAFTTPRIRFDTNPGLRDVLAALQWVHNNIAAFGGDPARVTLFGESAGGGIVTTLMTSPLAQGLFSAAIAQSSPATSVYSAERGRRTAEQFLDRVGVSPADAHRLVAAPLPAVIAASKRLFDEVPVRTPGTLAFAPIVDGDLVPDLPIKVARAGGSLPVPLIIGTNKHEAALFRWMKSPLMPITPQAISSMFAEIAAEQPGLQIPSEADLVDAYSGLRGKARGMGVARDIGFRMPSVWFAEGHSAVAPVYLYRFDFATPMLRLLRLGAAHATELPYVWGNLVAGSKDPTFKLGGLKAGTAVSQRMRGRWTRFAASGEPGGAPPWHPYRADDRATLVIDGEDTVVDDLDGELRRAWGDEILSFR, encoded by the coding sequence GTGACGACCGAATCAACCGGGGCATCGGGCCGGACCGCGATCGCCGAGCCCGTGGTCGATACCGAGGACGGGCCGTTCCGCGGCACCGACGACGGAGTGGTGAAGGTCTGGAAGGGGATTCCCTACGCCGCGGCCCCGGTCGGCGAACTCCGCTGGCGCGCCCCCGAACCGCCGCAACCCTGGCGCGACGTCGCCGACGCGCGCCGTGTCGGTCCGGTCTGTCCCCAGCCGACCGACCCGCGGATCCCCCTCGATCTCGGTGGGGTGCAGGGCGAGGACAGTCTGCGCCTCAACGTATGGACCCCGTCGGGCGCCGGCGACCGGAAGCCGGTGATGGTGTGGGTGCACGGGGGCGCCTATGTCATCGGCTCGGCGAATCAGCCGCTGTACCATGGCAAGGCGCTGGCCTCCGGTGGCGATGTCGTCGTCGTGACGGTCAACTACCGCCTCGGCGCGTTCGGTTTTCTCGACCTCTCGGCGTTCACCACGCCACGCATCAGGTTCGACACCAACCCGGGCCTGCGTGACGTGCTGGCCGCACTGCAGTGGGTGCACAACAACATCGCGGCGTTCGGCGGTGACCCGGCGCGGGTGACGCTGTTCGGGGAATCCGCGGGTGGCGGCATCGTCACCACGCTGATGACGAGTCCTCTTGCACAGGGGTTGTTCTCCGCGGCCATCGCGCAGAGTTCGCCGGCGACGTCGGTGTACAGCGCTGAGCGTGGGAGACGCACCGCCGAACAGTTCCTCGACAGGGTGGGCGTATCGCCCGCCGACGCCCACCGTCTCGTCGCGGCGCCGCTGCCCGCGGTGATCGCCGCCTCCAAACGCCTCTTCGACGAGGTTCCGGTGCGCACGCCGGGCACGCTGGCCTTCGCGCCGATTGTCGACGGTGACCTGGTCCCCGACTTGCCGATCAAGGTGGCACGAGCGGGTGGTTCTCTGCCGGTGCCGCTGATCATCGGCACGAATAAGCACGAGGCCGCGCTGTTCCGGTGGATGAAGTCGCCGCTGATGCCGATCACACCGCAGGCCATCAGCTCGATGTTCGCCGAGATCGCCGCCGAGCAACCGGGGCTGCAGATCCCCTCGGAGGCCGACCTGGTCGACGCCTACTCGGGACTGCGCGGGAAGGCGAGGGGGATGGGCGTGGCCCGCGACATCGGCTTCCGGATGCCGTCGGTGTGGTTCGCCGAGGGGCACAGTGCCGTCGCGCCGGTCTACCTGTACCGTTTCGACTTCGCCACCCCGATGCTTCGGCTGCTTCGCCTCGGCGCCGCACATGCGACCGAGTTGCCTTACGTCTGGGGCAATCTGGTGGCCGGTTCCAAAGATCCGACATTCAAGCTCGGTGGGCTGAAGGCGGGTACCGCCGTCTCCCAGCGGATGCGTGGCCGGTGGACGCGGTTCGCCGCGTCCGGCGAACCGGGCGGGGCGCCCCCGTGGCATCCCTACCGGGCGGACGATCGAGCCACGCTGGTGATCGACGGCGAGGACACGGTGGTCGACGACCTCGACGGCGAACTGCGTAGAGCGTGGGGTGACGAGATCCTCAGTTTCCGATAG
- a CDS encoding Rv1815 family serine proteinase, which translates to MRRHLLSVLAAVAAPFAALLAPLAPVDADPGAVVFPGMEVRQDTNVCTLGFVDPQQRVAYTAGHCRGSGAVSDSGGNVIGVQTGFQDNTPDGTTIDVNHQISDWQTIALAPEVQANNLLPSGRALVADASVVPTRGMPVCHFGVMTGESCGVVEAVNNGWFTMANGVVSKKGDSGGPVYTNTPDARAVIIGMFNSTWGQFPAAVSWQAATQQAGQGVVITAGAA; encoded by the coding sequence GTGCGCCGACACCTGCTGAGTGTGCTGGCCGCGGTCGCGGCACCGTTTGCTGCCTTGTTGGCGCCGCTGGCCCCGGTCGACGCCGACCCGGGCGCAGTCGTCTTTCCCGGTATGGAGGTCCGTCAGGACACCAACGTGTGCACGTTGGGATTCGTCGATCCGCAGCAGCGGGTGGCCTACACCGCTGGTCACTGTCGCGGAAGCGGAGCGGTCAGCGATTCCGGCGGCAATGTCATCGGGGTCCAGACGGGTTTCCAGGACAACACGCCCGACGGCACGACCATCGACGTCAACCACCAGATCTCTGACTGGCAGACCATCGCGCTGGCGCCCGAGGTGCAGGCGAACAACCTCCTCCCGAGTGGTCGGGCACTGGTGGCGGACGCCTCGGTGGTGCCCACCAGGGGGATGCCGGTGTGTCACTTCGGAGTTATGACCGGGGAGAGCTGCGGTGTCGTCGAGGCGGTCAACAACGGATGGTTCACCATGGCCAACGGAGTGGTGAGCAAGAAGGGCGACTCGGGTGGCCCGGTTTACACCAACACCCCGGACGCTCGCGCGGTGATCATCGGGATGTTCAACAGCACCTGGGGTCAATTCCCGGCGGCGGTGTCCTGGCAGGCGGCCACCCAGCAGGCCGGACAGGGCGTCGTGATCACCGCCGGCGCTGCCTGA